The proteins below are encoded in one region of Micromonospora pisi:
- a CDS encoding DUF6348 family protein — MIDPRPLPQPLPAERVLELAAPMLAEVGGEWQLTDGPMLRSGSLGVRVLPADSDDYRHLDLEILLNVDRPDAPTVVDCTLGLAADPVEAARQAIQAWIETCLVTVLEMIEQQGRLANHFSSGDQGGFAGWHAIVSNVTGWSVDGSQGKQEWFAEAMPWSTLAPVITAGLDRPYLNGVRMLVGQGGDFTECEVRINGQRHEPSAAALAALDWPRTDRFGLARTFVLLVGPD; from the coding sequence ATGATCGACCCACGGCCGCTGCCACAGCCACTCCCTGCCGAACGTGTGCTGGAGCTTGCCGCGCCGATGCTTGCCGAGGTGGGTGGCGAGTGGCAGCTAACCGACGGGCCGATGCTGCGGTCGGGATCGTTGGGCGTCCGGGTTCTTCCGGCGGACAGCGACGATTACCGCCACCTGGACCTGGAGATCCTGCTGAATGTGGACCGGCCGGACGCGCCAACGGTCGTCGACTGCACCCTTGGCCTCGCGGCCGATCCGGTCGAGGCCGCCCGTCAGGCGATCCAGGCGTGGATTGAGACCTGCCTGGTGACGGTCCTGGAGATGATTGAGCAGCAAGGGCGACTGGCAAACCACTTCAGCTCCGGCGACCAGGGCGGATTCGCCGGCTGGCACGCGATCGTCAGCAATGTGACCGGGTGGTCCGTCGACGGATCGCAGGGCAAGCAGGAGTGGTTCGCCGAGGCGATGCCGTGGTCGACCCTGGCGCCTGTGATCACGGCCGGGCTCGACCGCCCATATCTCAATGGCGTTCGCATGCTCGTCGGCCAGGGTGGTGACTTCACCGAGTGCGAGGTCCGGATCAACGGCCAGCGGCACGAACCATCCGCTGCGGCGCTCGCTGCCCTGGACTGGCCGCGCACCGACCGTTTCGGCCTGGCACGCACCTTCGTCCTCCTGGTAGGCCCCGACTAG
- a CDS encoding class I SAM-dependent methyltransferase, with amino-acid sequence MTNYARMYRWGITPWEGYGRAAAGSIATLLDQEEVERSRPLGRALDVGCGRGQYTPELARRGWEATGIDYVPAAIEAARSKDVDGVTYVVADATNLGGAGLGTFDFFFDVGCFQGFDANQRQAVGRGITAIANPGATLLMLAFGPTWFRALAGGVSQDEVRAAFPGWTLLAVDPAPTGGLGWPMNRTSPRWYRLRRS; translated from the coding sequence ATGACGAACTACGCCCGCATGTACCGCTGGGGAATCACCCCTTGGGAGGGTTACGGAAGGGCCGCCGCTGGCAGCATCGCCACGCTGCTGGACCAGGAGGAGGTCGAGCGCTCGCGCCCACTGGGTCGGGCGCTCGACGTCGGTTGCGGCCGGGGCCAGTACACTCCCGAGCTTGCTCGCCGGGGCTGGGAGGCCACGGGCATCGACTACGTACCGGCCGCGATCGAAGCGGCCCGCAGCAAGGACGTCGACGGCGTGACCTACGTCGTGGCGGACGCGACCAACCTGGGCGGGGCCGGTCTAGGGACGTTTGACTTCTTCTTCGACGTCGGCTGCTTCCAGGGCTTCGACGCCAATCAGCGACAGGCGGTGGGACGGGGCATCACGGCGATCGCCAACCCCGGGGCCACGCTGCTGATGTTGGCCTTCGGCCCGACCTGGTTCCGAGCGCTGGCGGGTGGTGTCTCGCAGGACGAGGTGAGAGCGGCCTTCCCGGGCTGGACGCTGCTCGCTGTCGACCCGGCGCCGACCGGGGGGCTCGGCTGGCCGATGAACAGGACCTCTCCGCGCTGGTACCGGCTTCGTCGGTCCTAG
- a CDS encoding serine hydrolase, translating to MILRFDVRARGGFHQPDSRRVPDRRAAWSRRPLTAMVGLMLAVLPVAGCGGGDDAAAGGGDAAAAGGAVAGWGSAAGTTGVPSPAPGPGGASASPSGPAGCRPVNGWDCTWQKRFATVSELVGKKPGSLGVELRDRRTGAVWRVGATTHLYWTGSTIKLAMVTSVLERARAGEVTLTDADRKNIADMLAFSSDEAADEIWNKFGRDTMVGRFTSRYGMSKLAFAGSARYWGFMKCTPADLAALMSYVLKTLDPKDRSYLVGAMRDTDPIQHWGVWAAGANQQPGNKNGWSVETDNGKDHWLTSSVGFVGPDQRYVLAMMYDMPAGQDSLKLGGQTLSDIAAVLFGAKTPAQVVVRPS from the coding sequence GTGATCTTGCGATTCGATGTCCGGGCGCGGGGCGGGTTCCACCAGCCGGACAGCCGGCGAGTGCCGGATCGCCGGGCGGCCTGGTCACGCCGGCCCCTGACGGCCATGGTCGGCCTGATGCTGGCGGTGCTCCCGGTCGCGGGCTGTGGCGGCGGCGACGATGCTGCCGCTGGTGGGGGCGATGCCGCCGCTGCCGGAGGCGCGGTCGCCGGGTGGGGCTCAGCGGCGGGTACGACCGGCGTCCCCAGCCCGGCACCGGGTCCCGGCGGTGCGAGCGCATCCCCCTCCGGACCTGCCGGTTGTCGTCCCGTCAACGGTTGGGACTGCACCTGGCAGAAGCGGTTCGCCACGGTCAGCGAACTGGTGGGAAAGAAGCCCGGCTCGCTCGGGGTCGAGCTGCGGGACCGGCGGACCGGTGCGGTGTGGCGGGTCGGTGCGACCACACATTTGTACTGGACCGGGTCGACCATCAAGCTCGCCATGGTCACCAGCGTGCTGGAACGCGCACGTGCGGGCGAGGTGACGCTCACCGACGCTGACCGGAAGAACATCGCCGACATGCTGGCGTTCTCGTCGGACGAGGCGGCCGACGAGATCTGGAACAAGTTCGGTCGGGACACCATGGTCGGCCGGTTCACCAGCCGGTACGGGATGTCGAAGCTCGCTTTCGCCGGGTCCGCCCGGTACTGGGGGTTCATGAAGTGCACGCCGGCCGATCTGGCGGCGCTGATGTCGTACGTGCTGAAGACGCTTGACCCGAAGGACCGGTCGTACCTGGTCGGCGCGATGCGGGACACCGACCCGATCCAGCACTGGGGAGTGTGGGCCGCCGGTGCCAACCAGCAGCCGGGCAACAAGAATGGCTGGTCGGTCGAGACCGACAACGGCAAGGATCATTGGCTTACCAGTTCGGTCGGCTTCGTCGGCCCGGACCAGCGCTATGTCCTGGCGATGATGTACGACATGCCGGCGGGCCAGGACTCCCTGAAGCTCGGTGGGCAGACGCTCAGCGACATCGCGGCGGTGCTGTTCGGGGCGAAGACACCAGCCCAGGTCGTGGTACGCCCGAGCTGA
- a CDS encoding heat shock protein transcriptional repressor HspR: MPEEIIISVEQSSDAKVLMISVAARMAGMHPQTLRQYDRMGLVQPGRAAGGGRRYSARDVALLREVQRLSQDDGVNLAGIKRIIGLEQLVDELQQRMEQLESELEHAYRRVAELEAAAAAGPFPRRDLVPTNQVSTALVVWRPRRP; this comes from the coding sequence ATGCCTGAAGAGATCATCATCTCGGTCGAGCAGTCGTCCGATGCCAAGGTGCTGATGATTTCGGTGGCGGCCCGGATGGCGGGGATGCACCCACAGACCCTCCGCCAGTACGACCGGATGGGCCTGGTCCAGCCGGGTCGGGCGGCCGGTGGCGGGCGGCGGTACAGCGCCCGCGATGTCGCCCTGCTCCGTGAGGTGCAGCGGCTCAGCCAGGACGACGGGGTGAACCTCGCCGGCATCAAGCGGATCATCGGGCTGGAACAGCTCGTCGACGAGTTGCAGCAGCGGATGGAACAGCTCGAGAGCGAGTTGGAGCACGCGTACCGCCGGGTTGCGGAACTGGAGGCGGCGGCTGCCGCCGGTCCGTTCCCGCGCCGCGACCTGGTGCCGACCAACCAGGTGTCGACAGCCCTCGTCGTCTGGCGCCCACGCCGCCCGTAA